Proteins from a single region of Streptomyces spectabilis:
- a CDS encoding VOC family protein: MRVTTSTLSLTVADVDASLDFFRTHLGYQVAMAADGFASLTRDDAAADIVLLRRGTEVLPPEQRDQRATGLILALTVTGIEAEERRLREAGAPITMPLREEPWGERLFQLTDPNGIVVQFVEWAAAEEPAAGSDEPEEPALRVISPTEDDVTASPNARMTGLAAPSRGAAELSTWTVAMEAGRTGPEHAVSREQVWTVTAGALDVTCAGRTEKVTAGQTFVLPPDVVRQVHAPQTAEAHVAMRADGVASVPGTEGTRPLPWAQ, from the coding sequence TTGCGCGTCACCACCTCCACCCTGTCCCTCACCGTCGCCGACGTGGACGCCTCCCTCGACTTCTTCCGCACCCACCTCGGCTACCAGGTCGCCATGGCCGCCGACGGCTTCGCGTCCCTGACCCGCGACGACGCCGCCGCCGACATCGTGCTGCTGCGCCGCGGCACCGAGGTCCTCCCGCCCGAGCAGCGCGACCAGCGGGCCACGGGCCTGATCCTCGCGCTCACCGTCACCGGCATCGAGGCCGAGGAGCGGCGGCTTCGCGAGGCGGGCGCCCCGATCACCATGCCGCTGCGCGAAGAGCCCTGGGGCGAGCGGCTGTTCCAGCTGACCGACCCGAACGGGATCGTCGTCCAGTTCGTCGAATGGGCCGCCGCCGAGGAGCCCGCCGCCGGGTCCGACGAGCCAGAGGAGCCCGCCCTGCGCGTGATCAGCCCCACCGAGGACGACGTCACCGCGTCCCCGAACGCCCGCATGACCGGCCTGGCCGCCCCCAGCCGGGGCGCCGCGGAACTCAGCACCTGGACCGTCGCGATGGAGGCGGGCCGGACCGGCCCCGAGCACGCCGTCAGCCGCGAACAGGTCTGGACGGTGACCGCGGGCGCCCTCGACGTCACCTGCGCGGGCCGCACCGAGAAGGTCACGGCCGGGCAGACCTTCGTGCTCCCGCCGGACGTGGTCCGCCAGGTCCACGCGCCGCAGACCGCCGAGGCGCACGTCGCGATGCGTGCGGACGGCGTAGCCTCCGTGCCCGGCACCGAGGGCACCCGTCCCCTGCCCTGGGCCCAGTAA
- a CDS encoding GNAT family N-acetyltransferase: MTLRITALADPEETASGRRLAWLASDPDGDPVGRASLRLFTKEGQRHLAELDIQVQPSGRRRQAGSLLLDAALAAAREDGRRSVVAQADADSPGAAFLTARDFRPALALTYARLPLAAVDLAALTEVAEAPHADYRLTAWEGTVPDALAATFVASRRAMDDMPMGTVDHGTVLWDLDRVRAAAAAVAARGDLLHTVAAVDRSDGSVVGFTELVIPGSGTGDAQHYGTAVLPEHRGHGLARRMKAASILRARTHHPRLDGLLTDTADNNPHMRRVNDELGYVPTHTAHEYQRAL; encoded by the coding sequence TTGACCCTGCGCATCACCGCCCTGGCCGACCCCGAGGAGACCGCCTCCGGCCGCCGCCTGGCCTGGCTGGCCTCCGACCCCGACGGCGACCCCGTCGGCCGCGCCTCCCTGCGCCTGTTCACCAAGGAGGGCCAGCGCCACCTCGCCGAACTGGACATCCAGGTCCAGCCGTCCGGCCGGCGCCGTCAGGCGGGCTCCCTGCTGCTCGACGCGGCCCTCGCCGCCGCCCGCGAGGACGGCCGCCGCAGCGTCGTCGCCCAGGCCGATGCCGACTCCCCCGGCGCCGCCTTCCTGACCGCGCGGGACTTCCGCCCGGCGCTGGCCCTGACCTACGCCCGGCTGCCGCTCGCCGCCGTCGACCTCGCCGCGCTCACCGAGGTCGCCGAAGCACCCCACGCCGACTACCGCCTGACGGCCTGGGAGGGCACGGTGCCCGACGCACTCGCCGCCACCTTCGTCGCCTCGCGCCGGGCCATGGACGACATGCCGATGGGCACCGTCGACCACGGCACGGTGCTCTGGGACCTCGACCGGGTACGGGCGGCGGCAGCGGCCGTCGCCGCGCGCGGCGACCTCCTGCACACCGTGGCGGCCGTCGACCGGTCGGACGGCTCCGTCGTCGGCTTCACCGAACTCGTGATCCCCGGCAGCGGAACGGGCGACGCCCAGCACTACGGCACCGCGGTCCTGCCCGAGCACCGCGGCCACGGCCTCGCCCGCCGCATGAAGGCCGCCTCGATCCTCCGGGCCCGCACACACCACCCCCGGCTCGACGGCCTGCTCACCGATACCGCCGACAACAACCCGCACATGCGGCGCGTCAACGACGAACTCGGCTACGTGCCCACGCACACCGCCCACGAGTACCAACGCGCCCTGTAG